Within the Fusarium keratoplasticum isolate Fu6.1 chromosome 1, whole genome shotgun sequence genome, the region CTCGAGGAGACGAGAGTGGAGGTAGAAAACGTCACCGGGGTAAGCCTCACGTCCAGGGGGACGTCGGAGAAGCAGAGACATCTGTCGGTAGGCGACGGCCTGCTTGGAAAGATCATCGTAGATGACAAGAGAGTGTCGGCCATTGTCACGGAACCACTCACCAATGGAGGCACCTAGTCAAACAGTTAATAAGTTGTTCTCATGTTGTTCTGAAGCGCAACAACAGTTGTTGCGATGTGTTGTGAGATCTGGTTCTGAAGTTCAGGATCTCGCTCGCGGATGATCCATGTGGCAGGAGTGTCCATGTTCAGGGAAGGAGTATCCACTGGACGATTCCAGAAAGCAAAACAAAGGGCAGGTGCGACTTTGGAGCAGCAGGGTACATACCGGTGAAGGGAGCGAGGTACTGAAGAGGAGCGGCCTCGGAGGCGGTGGCAGCAACGACGATGGAGTACTTCATGGCGTCGTTCTCCTCAAGAgtcttgacgagctgggcGACGGTGGATCGCTTCTGGCCGACGGCAACGTAGACGCAGtagagcttcttcttctcgtcgctgctgtTGTTCCAGCGCTTCtggttgaggatggtgtCGAGACCAACGGCAGTCTTGCCGGTCTGACGGTCACCAATGATCAGCTCACGCTGGCCACGGCCGATGGGAACCATGGCGTCGATGGACTTGAGACCAGTCTGGACGGGCTCGTTGACAGACTTTCGGGGCAGAATGCCGGGAGCCTTGAGCTGAGCACGGCGTCGCTCCTTGGTGGGGATGGGACCCTTGCCGTCAATGGGGTTGCCGAGAGCGTCGACGACACGGCCGAGCATCTCAGGGCCGACGGGGATATCCACCTAGAGGTTTGTGTAAGTCTATATGATCGCATACCAACGGTTGAGGTGGGGTTGTGCTTACAATCTCGCCGGTACGCTTGACAgtctcaccctccttgacgagACGATCGGAACCGAAAAGCACAACACCGACCTGGCCGGCCTCGAGGTTCATGCACATGCCCTTGACGCCAGAGGCGAACCTGTTATTGGTTGTTAGATGCCAGCTCGATGATCGGAGTCCGATCGGCACTTactcgacaagctcctcagcctggacGTTGGCCATGCCGTGCACACGGGCGATACCATCACTGTGGACGCATAGTTAGTATCGATTGGGTCCCAATTGCATCTTCCCAGGGCATCCGGAGGGGCGGAGGCGTGGTATGGTGTCGTGTTGTGCTGCGATGTGATGCTGCAAAGAGCTCACAGGATCCATCCCACAGCCTCGTTCCGGATGCTTCCTACAGATCCACATACCCGACGGAAAGGACACGGCCAGTCTCAGCGAGACCGGACTCCTCCTGGACACCACGGATTCGCTGCTCGAGGATGGAAGAGACCTCAGTGGGAGTAGCCTTGGCGTCGGAGGCGTAGTATCGGGCAGCGTTGATGGAGGCGGGTGCGGCATTTCGGACCTGAGTGGTGAAAAACAAGTTAGC harbors:
- a CDS encoding ATP synthase subunit alpha, producing the protein MFRNALRQSTRAVGAVSAAGRVAAVRNAAPASINAARYYASDAKATPTEVSSILEQRIRGVQEESGLAETGRVLSVGDGIARVHGMANVQAEELVEFASGVKGMCMNLEAGQVGVVLFGSDRLVKEGETVKRTGEIVDIPVGPEMLGRVVDALGNPIDGKGPIPTKERRRAQLKAPGILPRKSVNEPVQTGLKSIDAMVPIGRGQRELIIGDRQTGKTAVGLDTILNQKRWNNSSDEKKKLYCVYVAVGQKRSTVAQLVKTLEENDAMKYSIVVAATASEAAPLQYLAPFTGASIGEWFRDNGRHSLVIYDDLSKQAVAYRQMSLLLRRPPGREAYPGDVFYLHSRLLERAAKMNDKLGGGSMTALPVIETQGGDVSAYIPTNVISITDGQIFLESELFYKGIRPAINVGLSVSRVGSSAQLKAMKQVAGSLKLFLAQYREVAAFAQFGSDLDAATKQTLSRGERLTELLKQKQYSPMAVNEMVPLIFAGVNGYLDNVPVGKILQWESDFLAHLKTNEADLIATIDKEGALSKETEAKLRDVVQTFVKSFLG